A genome region from Hevea brasiliensis isolate MT/VB/25A 57/8 chromosome 7, ASM3005281v1, whole genome shotgun sequence includes the following:
- the LOC110671146 gene encoding heavy metal-associated isoprenylated plant protein 16, whose product MSKQKMLIKVSTDGDCKKRSRALKILVSVSGVQSVALVEKDKNQIEVIGEGVDPVKLTCSLRKKLVKCHRLTWLLRRKAYAELISVSPVEEKKDEKKDDKKVECYPAWSYGMPIYVQEQYDSPCRTCSIM is encoded by the exons ATGTCGAAG CAAAAGATGTTGATCAAGGTGTCCACGGATGGCGACTGCAAGAAACGCTCCAGGGccctgaaaattttagtcagcgtTTCTG GAGTGCAATCTGTAGCTTTAGTAGAGAAAGATAAGAACCAGATAGAGGTGATAGGAGAAGGAGTAGATCCAGTGAAACTGACGTGTTCCCTGAGGAAGAAGTTAGTGAAATGTCATCGCTTGACTTGGCTGTTACGAAGAAAGGCCTATGCAGAGCTCATAAGCGTAAGCCCTGTAGAAGAGAAGAAAGATGAGAAGAAAGATGATAAGAAAGTTGAATGTTATCCTGCTTGGTCCTATGGCATGCCAATCTACGTGCAGGAGCAATATGATTCCCCTTGCAGAACATGCTCCATCATGTAA